In Afipia carboxidovorans OM5, the sequence CCTCGACGCCGCCGTGAAGGCCAAGGGCGAAAAGCTCGAGTGGCGCACCTCGATCGTGGACCTGATGAAGGCGCTGGACATCGATTCCAGCCTGGCCGCCCGCAAGGAACTCGCCAAGGAGCTCAACTACACCGGCGATACCAGCGATTCCGCCTCGATGAACATCTGGCTGCACAAGCAGGTGATCTCGAAGCTGGAAGCCAACGGCGGCAAACTGCCGCCGGACATCAAGCGCTAAGCACGGCGCTTTAAGCTCCCGTCATTATGAAAGCCCGCTGCAATCGTTGCGGCGGGCTTTTGCGTGGCTCGGTTGGAAGAGCCTAAGTTTACTCGGAATTGTCATGCGCGGGCATAACCGTTCGAAGAGCGGCGTCGCTTCCGCTCGCCTATGGACCCGCGCATCTAGAAAATAAGAGTCGTTTCGATGATGGATTGCCGGGTCAAGCCCGGCAATGACTGGTTCTAGTTGCTTGTTTGCAAATCTATTCTGCAGCGCGCGTGAGAGCAGGGACGTCCGTCCGCTGAAGCGGCTCCGGCACCTCGCAGCCCGTAGCACAGCAGCGGCCGGGTTGCTTCGAGACACGCTGGCCTTCGTTGAGAACGCCGCGGTCGAGCAGGCTTTCCACCAGTTCGATTTTCTCCATGACTGGATAGTTGCGCCAGATCTCGCGCTTCATTGCTTCCGGCGAACCGCCGCCGTGCAGCGAAATCACCGAGTACCAGCCCGCCTCGTGCGACACCGTCAGGTCTTCGATGAAACGCGCCACCTCGGCTCGCTGATCGGCGGGAATATCCGGCCGGCCGCCCATCACGGCTGCGAGCGAGGCGCGGGTCTCGGGATTGTGGTCCTCGTCGGGGCCGGGGAGTGCGACGATCAGGCCGCCCGAGACATAATGCGCCACACGATGCATGTCGTAGATCTTGGTGGCGAGCAGTAGCTTGCCGATGTTGGAGAATACCGCATCCGGCATCACCGATCCGGCCGGGTCCTTGGTGCAGTAAACCGATGAGGCCACGCCGCAGGCATAAAAGCTCTCGGTGATGGTGATGAGTTCCACCATCGCCTCGCGGATGTGGGAGTGGCGTTCGGCATCGAGGCCATTGGCCTCGATCATCAGCGCGCCTGCGCCGATCAGGAGATCGCCAAAGCCTGCGCGTGCGCCGATGCACGAATGCCGGTGATGGGTGGCGTAGGAGGTCGTAAGGAAGCCGCCTTCCTCGGTCTCGCCGGCCAGGAAAACGCGATCGTGCGGAACGAAGACGTCATCGAAGATCACGACGCCGACCGACTGGCCGTATTTGGCCGAGAATTTCGCCGCCGCTTCGCCCGGGCGTCCCGCCGGGCGCGCGATGATGGTGACGCCGGGCGCGTCGCAGGGCACGGCGCAGCACACCGCGCAATCCTTGTCCTCCGGCGCGTGCGTGCGGCACGGCATGACGAGAAATTCGTGCATGTAGGGCGCGCCGGTCACGATCGCCTTGGTGCCGCGGATGACGATGCCGTCCTTGCGGCGCTCCGTGATGTGGACATAGACGTCCGGGTTCACCTGCTGGCTGGGACGCTTGGAGCGGTCGCCCTTGGCGTCGGTCATCGCGATGCCGAGCGTGAGGTCGTTATCCTGAACGTGGTGCAGATAGGCGAGGAAGCGTTGGCTGTAGTCGGTGCCGTGGCGCTCGTCGGTGAGCCGCGTCGATTGATAGAGGCCGTTCAGAGCATCGTGCGCGAGGTAGCGCTGCGCGCAGCCGGACGTCTTGCAGACGAGGCGCACGGCTTCGAGCTTATAGAGGAGGTCCTGCGAGGTCTCGTTGATGTGCAGCATCCGGTTGACGATCTTGCCGGACGTGCCTTGCCGCGCCGTCATCAGCGGCGCGTGTTCCTCGCGCAACGCGAAATCATAGGTGACGCCGACGCCGGCAATGCCCGGCGCAAGCAATGGCTCGTCGGCGACGCTCTCTACAACGTTGCCGTTGATAAAGACCTTCGGCTTGTAGGCGCGGAGAGACTCCCTGTAGTCGGCGGCTGACATCAGCATTGGTGTCTCTCCCTCTTGTTCAAAAAATCGAACAGTGTTAGATTTTAATCCTGCTGGATTTTCTGTCAAGCGAGAGCCCTCGCGAGCTAGAGCCTTTCACAAGCGAACCCTGCACAACCGAACCCTTGGACGTCACATGGTCGAAAAGCGGCAAAGCCGGCGTGAGGCGGTGAACGAGCACAAGCGTGACCTGA encodes:
- a CDS encoding 4-hydroxyphenylacetate 3-hydroxylase family protein yields the protein MLMSAADYRESLRAYKPKVFINGNVVESVADEPLLAPGIAGVGVTYDFALREEHAPLMTARQGTSGKIVNRMLHINETSQDLLYKLEAVRLVCKTSGCAQRYLAHDALNGLYQSTRLTDERHGTDYSQRFLAYLHHVQDNDLTLGIAMTDAKGDRSKRPSQQVNPDVYVHITERRKDGIVIRGTKAIVTGAPYMHEFLVMPCRTHAPEDKDCAVCCAVPCDAPGVTIIARPAGRPGEAAAKFSAKYGQSVGVVIFDDVFVPHDRVFLAGETEEGGFLTTSYATHHRHSCIGARAGFGDLLIGAGALMIEANGLDAERHSHIREAMVELITITESFYACGVASSVYCTKDPAGSVMPDAVFSNIGKLLLATKIYDMHRVAHYVSGGLIVALPGPDEDHNPETRASLAAVMGGRPDIPADQRAEVARFIEDLTVSHEAGWYSVISLHGGGSPEAMKREIWRNYPVMEKIELVESLLDRGVLNEGQRVSKQPGRCCATGCEVPEPLQRTDVPALTRAAE
- a CDS encoding DUF3597 domain-containing protein, with amino-acid sequence MGIFSKIMGAIFGTSSAQAAEAAGGAAAGSAGAPAQSVDVAPILDAAVKAKGEKLEWRTSIVDLMKALDIDSSLAARKELAKELNYTGDTSDSASMNIWLHKQVISKLEANGGKLPPDIKR